The Oncorhynchus nerka isolate Pitt River linkage group LG24, Oner_Uvic_2.0, whole genome shotgun sequence genome has a window encoding:
- the LOC115108671 gene encoding thrombopoietin receptor-like isoform X1, with translation MGHTCHLSVDVMDLHLTPRVVCVWLWIIAGWVNVLGHGIIDEAVPHLSKKDVLLLAGDADPKCFTRTQYDFTCFWETPGNTAYDFFYRNDNEEKEKRCKLTLQRTEKGEEEEEEGKVLHICFFPCSDVFLFTLTHIRVVESSSNYTLFTRTISVEDQGLLEPPVNVSLHQTGQAGQLQVSWHAPRDWENNVHYGMHYSSQGLGERTELIKYTRSPIHSLVSLLPGEVVSVQLRVKPNGYSETETSGHWSDWSVPITAMVPQSAADISLLCHTSDLQNITCQWNGQSYRDATYTLNYKLGPSKREGWRKCLQNENTSYHCRFHGAESSEILVKLSTGPGSLKRTFYTEPFRLNNSIQTGPPGRLRGKWEGGRLRLRWGTPLLALSLHLMYQLRYQPQGEAIWKVQSLPTEPTCSVLVTLQVSENSICLDVQTGSQYFIQVRARPNGSVYAGYWSDWSPPLTVDTPSDIAGALFIICIPLMMLILSVVFLSMISRYLSKLKRYLWPPIPKLDKVLHGFLTDINGQTWDPPFIIKQYSEETPASVVEIMSEMEAPDGGKLPRESSLLLSPERGSAGGEEERLPTLALELSQDYVTLATDDVIPCLRGNKHVYDGEVGAESRGLGEDEVLQMRCHCSSNFPSSSSTTDILNRSYMLLAEQPIERLDCQDSSRACKLYANLKGTNSANANT, from the exons ATGGGACACACCTGCCACCTGTCTGTGGATGTCATGGATCTCCATCTCACCCCGAGGGTAGTCTGTGTCTGGCTCTGGATCATAGCAGGCTGGGTGAACGTACTGGGGCATGGGATTATAGATGAGGCTGTCCCTCACCTGTCAAAGAAAG ATGTGTTGTTGTTGGCTGGTGATGCAGATCCAAAGTGTTTTACCAGGACACAGTATGACTTCACCTGTTTCTGGGAGACACCAGGCAACACGGCTTATGACTTCTTCTACAGGAATGATAA TGAGGAAAAGGAGAAGCGGTGTAAACTGACTCTCCAGAGgacagagaagggggaggaagaggaggaggaggggaaggttcTCCACATCTGCTTCTTCCCTTGCTCTGACGTCTTCCTGTTCACGCTCACACACATCAGAGTGGTGGAGAGCAGCTCCAACTACACACTTTTCACACGCACCATCAGCGTTGAGgaccagg gacTCCTGGAACCCCCTGTGAATGTATCCCTTCACCAAACAGGGCAAGCTGGGCAGTTGCAGGTGTCTTGGCATGCACCAAGAGATTGGGAGAACAATGTGCATTATGGGATGCATTACTCCTCCCAGGGACTAGGggagaggacagaactg ataAAGTACACGAGGTCCCCCATTCACAGCCTGGTTTCTCTGCTGCCAGGAGAGGTGGTCAGCGTCCAGCTGAGGGTCAAACCCAATGGCTACAgtgagacagagaccagcggtcaCTGGAGCGACTGGTCGGTCCCCATCACTGCCATGGTACCTCAGAGCGCAG CTGATATCTCATTGTTGTGTCATACCTCTGACCTGCAAAACATCACCTGCcaatggaatgggcagtcctatAGAgatgctacctacaccttaaaCTACAAGCTGGGACCCAG TAAAAGGGAGGGTTGGAGAAAGTGTCTGCAGAATGAGAACACCTCCTACCACTGCCGTTTCCATGGAGCGGAGTCCAGCGAGATACTGGTTAAACTCAGTACTGGTCCTGGTTCTCTCAAACGGACCTTCTACACTGAACCCTTCAGACTCAACAACAGCA TTCAAACAGGCCCTCCAGGGAGGCTGAGGGGGAAGTGGGAGGGGGGCAGGCTGCGTCTGAGATGGGGCACACCCCTACtggctctgtctctccacctgatGTACCAGCTCCGCTACCAGCCTCAAGGGGAGGCCATCTGGAAGGTACAGAGCCTACCTACAGAGCCCACCTGTTCTGTG CTGGTGACCCTGCAGGTTTCTGAGAACAGTATTTGTCTGGACGTTCAGACTGGCAGTCAGTACTTTATCCAGGTCAGAGCCAGGCCCAACGGGTCAGTCTACGCTGGCTACTGGAGCGACTGGTCACCCCCACTTACTGTGGACACACCTTCAGATATAG CAGGGGCCCTCTTCATCATCTGCATTCCTCTCATGATGCTCATCCTATCAGTTGTGTTCCTCTCAATGATCTCCAGGTATCTCAG TAAGCTCAAACGGTATCTGTGGCCACCAATCCCAAAACTTGACAAAGTACTGCACGGCTTCCTGACAGACATCAACGGCCAGACTTGG GACCCTCCCTTCATCATCAAGCAATATTCTGAGGAGACCCCAGCCTCTGTGGTGGAGATTATGTCTGAGATGGAGGCTCCAGATGGAGGGAAGCTTCCCAGGGAGTCCTCCTTACTACTCTCCCCAGAACGAGGCTCCGCTGGCGGGGAGGAGGAAAGGCTCCCCACCCTGGCCCTGGAGCTCAGCCAAGACTACGTGACCCTGGCCACAGATGACGTCATCCCCTGTCTCCGAGGGAACAAGCATGTGTATGATGGGGAGGTGGGGGCAGAGTCTCGAGGCCTGGGGGAAGATGAGGTTCTCCAGATGAGGTGTCACTGCTCCTCCAACTTCCCATCATCCTCCAGTACCACGGACATCCTCAACCGCTCCTACATGCTGCTGGCCGAACAGCCTATAGAGAGACTGGACTGTCAGGACAGCAGCAGGGCCTGCAAGCTCTATGCCAACCTGAAGGGAACAAACTCAGCTAATGCAAACACCTGA
- the LOC115108671 gene encoding thrombopoietin receptor-like isoform X4, whose product MGHTCHLSVDVMDLHLTPRVVCVWLWIIAGWVNVLGHGIIDEAVPHLSKKDVLLLAGDADPKCFTRTQYDFTCFWETPGNTAYDFFYRNDNEEKEKRCKLTLQRTEKGEEEEEEGKVLHICFFPCSDVFLFTLTHIRVVESSSNYTLFTRTISVEDQGLLEPPVNVSLHQTGQAGQLQVSWHAPRDWENNVHYGMHYSSQGLGERTELIKYTRSPIHSLVSLLPGEVVSVQLRVKPNGYSETETSGHWSDWSVPITAMVPQSAADISLLCHTSDLQNITCQWNGQSYRDATYTLNYKLGPSKREGWRKCLQNENTSYHCRFHGAESSEILVKLSTGPGSLKRTFYTEPFRLNNSIQTGPPGRLRGKWEGGRLRLRWGTPLLALSLHLMYQLRYQPQGEAIWKLVTLQVSENSICLDVQTGSQYFIQVRARPNGSVYAGYWSDWSPPLTVDTPSDIGALFIICIPLMMLILSVVFLSMISRYLSKLKRYLWPPIPKLDKVLHGFLTDINGQTWDPPFIIKQYSEETPASVVEIMSEMEAPDGGKLPRESSLLLSPERGSAGGEEERLPTLALELSQDYVTLATDDVIPCLRGNKHVYDGEVGAESRGLGEDEVLQMRCHCSSNFPSSSSTTDILNRSYMLLAEQPIERLDCQDSSRACKLYANLKGTNSANANT is encoded by the exons ATGGGACACACCTGCCACCTGTCTGTGGATGTCATGGATCTCCATCTCACCCCGAGGGTAGTCTGTGTCTGGCTCTGGATCATAGCAGGCTGGGTGAACGTACTGGGGCATGGGATTATAGATGAGGCTGTCCCTCACCTGTCAAAGAAAG ATGTGTTGTTGTTGGCTGGTGATGCAGATCCAAAGTGTTTTACCAGGACACAGTATGACTTCACCTGTTTCTGGGAGACACCAGGCAACACGGCTTATGACTTCTTCTACAGGAATGATAA TGAGGAAAAGGAGAAGCGGTGTAAACTGACTCTCCAGAGgacagagaagggggaggaagaggaggaggaggggaaggttcTCCACATCTGCTTCTTCCCTTGCTCTGACGTCTTCCTGTTCACGCTCACACACATCAGAGTGGTGGAGAGCAGCTCCAACTACACACTTTTCACACGCACCATCAGCGTTGAGgaccagg gacTCCTGGAACCCCCTGTGAATGTATCCCTTCACCAAACAGGGCAAGCTGGGCAGTTGCAGGTGTCTTGGCATGCACCAAGAGATTGGGAGAACAATGTGCATTATGGGATGCATTACTCCTCCCAGGGACTAGGggagaggacagaactg ataAAGTACACGAGGTCCCCCATTCACAGCCTGGTTTCTCTGCTGCCAGGAGAGGTGGTCAGCGTCCAGCTGAGGGTCAAACCCAATGGCTACAgtgagacagagaccagcggtcaCTGGAGCGACTGGTCGGTCCCCATCACTGCCATGGTACCTCAGAGCGCAG CTGATATCTCATTGTTGTGTCATACCTCTGACCTGCAAAACATCACCTGCcaatggaatgggcagtcctatAGAgatgctacctacaccttaaaCTACAAGCTGGGACCCAG TAAAAGGGAGGGTTGGAGAAAGTGTCTGCAGAATGAGAACACCTCCTACCACTGCCGTTTCCATGGAGCGGAGTCCAGCGAGATACTGGTTAAACTCAGTACTGGTCCTGGTTCTCTCAAACGGACCTTCTACACTGAACCCTTCAGACTCAACAACAGCA TTCAAACAGGCCCTCCAGGGAGGCTGAGGGGGAAGTGGGAGGGGGGCAGGCTGCGTCTGAGATGGGGCACACCCCTACtggctctgtctctccacctgatGTACCAGCTCCGCTACCAGCCTCAAGGGGAGGCCATCTGGAAG CTGGTGACCCTGCAGGTTTCTGAGAACAGTATTTGTCTGGACGTTCAGACTGGCAGTCAGTACTTTATCCAGGTCAGAGCCAGGCCCAACGGGTCAGTCTACGCTGGCTACTGGAGCGACTGGTCACCCCCACTTACTGTGGACACACCTTCAGATATAG GGGCCCTCTTCATCATCTGCATTCCTCTCATGATGCTCATCCTATCAGTTGTGTTCCTCTCAATGATCTCCAGGTATCTCAG TAAGCTCAAACGGTATCTGTGGCCACCAATCCCAAAACTTGACAAAGTACTGCACGGCTTCCTGACAGACATCAACGGCCAGACTTGG GACCCTCCCTTCATCATCAAGCAATATTCTGAGGAGACCCCAGCCTCTGTGGTGGAGATTATGTCTGAGATGGAGGCTCCAGATGGAGGGAAGCTTCCCAGGGAGTCCTCCTTACTACTCTCCCCAGAACGAGGCTCCGCTGGCGGGGAGGAGGAAAGGCTCCCCACCCTGGCCCTGGAGCTCAGCCAAGACTACGTGACCCTGGCCACAGATGACGTCATCCCCTGTCTCCGAGGGAACAAGCATGTGTATGATGGGGAGGTGGGGGCAGAGTCTCGAGGCCTGGGGGAAGATGAGGTTCTCCAGATGAGGTGTCACTGCTCCTCCAACTTCCCATCATCCTCCAGTACCACGGACATCCTCAACCGCTCCTACATGCTGCTGGCCGAACAGCCTATAGAGAGACTGGACTGTCAGGACAGCAGCAGGGCCTGCAAGCTCTATGCCAACCTGAAGGGAACAAACTCAGCTAATGCAAACACCTGA
- the LOC115108671 gene encoding thrombopoietin receptor-like isoform X6, which translates to MGHTCHLSVDVMDLHLTPRVVCVWLWIIAGWVNVLGHGIIDEAVPHLSKKDVLLLAGDADPKCFTRTQYDFTCFWETPGNTAYDFFYRNDNEEKEKRCKLTLQRTEKGEEEEEEGKVLHICFFPCSDVFLFTLTHIRVVESSSNYTLFTRTISVEDQGLLEPPVNVSLHQTGQAGQLQVSWHAPRDWENNVHYGMHYSSQGLGERTELIKYTRSPIHSLVSLLPGEVVSVQLRVKPNGYSETETSGHWSDWSVPITAMVPQSAADISLLCHTSDLQNITCQWNGQSYRDATYTLNYKLGPSKREGWRKCLQNENTSYHCRFHGAESSEILVKLSTGPGSLKRTFYTEPFRLNNSIQTGPPGRLRGKWEGGRLRLRWGTPLLALSLHLMYQLRYQPQGEAIWKVQSLPTEPTCSVLVTLQVSENSICLDVQTGSQYFIQVRARPNGSVYAGYWSDWSPPLTVDTPSDIAGALFIICIPLMMLILSVVFLSMISRYLSKLKRYLWPPIPKLDKVLHGFLTDINGQTWVKTTLPSSSSNILRRPQPLWWRLCLRWRLQMEGSFPGSPPYYSPQNEAPLAGRRKGSPPWPWSSAKTT; encoded by the exons ATGGGACACACCTGCCACCTGTCTGTGGATGTCATGGATCTCCATCTCACCCCGAGGGTAGTCTGTGTCTGGCTCTGGATCATAGCAGGCTGGGTGAACGTACTGGGGCATGGGATTATAGATGAGGCTGTCCCTCACCTGTCAAAGAAAG ATGTGTTGTTGTTGGCTGGTGATGCAGATCCAAAGTGTTTTACCAGGACACAGTATGACTTCACCTGTTTCTGGGAGACACCAGGCAACACGGCTTATGACTTCTTCTACAGGAATGATAA TGAGGAAAAGGAGAAGCGGTGTAAACTGACTCTCCAGAGgacagagaagggggaggaagaggaggaggaggggaaggttcTCCACATCTGCTTCTTCCCTTGCTCTGACGTCTTCCTGTTCACGCTCACACACATCAGAGTGGTGGAGAGCAGCTCCAACTACACACTTTTCACACGCACCATCAGCGTTGAGgaccagg gacTCCTGGAACCCCCTGTGAATGTATCCCTTCACCAAACAGGGCAAGCTGGGCAGTTGCAGGTGTCTTGGCATGCACCAAGAGATTGGGAGAACAATGTGCATTATGGGATGCATTACTCCTCCCAGGGACTAGGggagaggacagaactg ataAAGTACACGAGGTCCCCCATTCACAGCCTGGTTTCTCTGCTGCCAGGAGAGGTGGTCAGCGTCCAGCTGAGGGTCAAACCCAATGGCTACAgtgagacagagaccagcggtcaCTGGAGCGACTGGTCGGTCCCCATCACTGCCATGGTACCTCAGAGCGCAG CTGATATCTCATTGTTGTGTCATACCTCTGACCTGCAAAACATCACCTGCcaatggaatgggcagtcctatAGAgatgctacctacaccttaaaCTACAAGCTGGGACCCAG TAAAAGGGAGGGTTGGAGAAAGTGTCTGCAGAATGAGAACACCTCCTACCACTGCCGTTTCCATGGAGCGGAGTCCAGCGAGATACTGGTTAAACTCAGTACTGGTCCTGGTTCTCTCAAACGGACCTTCTACACTGAACCCTTCAGACTCAACAACAGCA TTCAAACAGGCCCTCCAGGGAGGCTGAGGGGGAAGTGGGAGGGGGGCAGGCTGCGTCTGAGATGGGGCACACCCCTACtggctctgtctctccacctgatGTACCAGCTCCGCTACCAGCCTCAAGGGGAGGCCATCTGGAAGGTACAGAGCCTACCTACAGAGCCCACCTGTTCTGTG CTGGTGACCCTGCAGGTTTCTGAGAACAGTATTTGTCTGGACGTTCAGACTGGCAGTCAGTACTTTATCCAGGTCAGAGCCAGGCCCAACGGGTCAGTCTACGCTGGCTACTGGAGCGACTGGTCACCCCCACTTACTGTGGACACACCTTCAGATATAG CAGGGGCCCTCTTCATCATCTGCATTCCTCTCATGATGCTCATCCTATCAGTTGTGTTCCTCTCAATGATCTCCAGGTATCTCAG TAAGCTCAAACGGTATCTGTGGCCACCAATCCCAAAACTTGACAAAGTACTGCACGGCTTCCTGACAGACATCAACGGCCAGACTTGGGTAAAAAC GACCCTCCCTTCATCATCAAGCAATATTCTGAGGAGACCCCAGCCTCTGTGGTGGAGATTATGTCTGAGATGGAGGCTCCAGATGGAGGGAAGCTTCCCAGGGAGTCCTCCTTACTACTCTCCCCAGAACGAGGCTCCGCTGGCGGGGAGGAGGAAAGGCTCCCCACCCTGGCCCTGGAGCTCAGCCAAGACTACGTGA
- the LOC115108671 gene encoding thrombopoietin receptor-like isoform X7, with translation MGHTCHLSVDVMDLHLTPRVVCVWLWIIAGWVNVLGHGIIDEAVPHLSKKDVLLLAGDADPKCFTRTQYDFTCFWETPGNTAYDFFYRNDNEEKEKRCKLTLQRTEKGEEEEEEGKVLHICFFPCSDVFLFTLTHIRVVESSSNYTLFTRTISVEDQGLLEPPVNVSLHQTGQAGQLQVSWHAPRDWENNVHYGMHYSSQGLGERTELIKYTRSPIHSLVSLLPGEVVSVQLRVKPNGYSETETSGHWSDWSVPITAMVPQSAADISLLCHTSDLQNITCQWNGQSYRDATYTLNYKLGPSKREGWRKCLQNENTSYHCRFHGAESSEILVKLSTGPGSLKRTFYTEPFRLNNSIQTGPPGRLRGKWEGGRLRLRWGTPLLALSLHLMYQLRYQPQGEAIWKVQSLPTEPTCSVLVTLQVSENSICLDVQTGSQYFIQVRARPNGSVYAGYWSDWSPPLTVDTPSDIAGALFIICIPLMMLILSVVFLSMISRYLRTLPSSSSNILRRPQPLWWRLCLRWRLQMEGSFPGSPPYYSPQNEAPLAGRRKGSPPWPWSSAKTT, from the exons ATGGGACACACCTGCCACCTGTCTGTGGATGTCATGGATCTCCATCTCACCCCGAGGGTAGTCTGTGTCTGGCTCTGGATCATAGCAGGCTGGGTGAACGTACTGGGGCATGGGATTATAGATGAGGCTGTCCCTCACCTGTCAAAGAAAG ATGTGTTGTTGTTGGCTGGTGATGCAGATCCAAAGTGTTTTACCAGGACACAGTATGACTTCACCTGTTTCTGGGAGACACCAGGCAACACGGCTTATGACTTCTTCTACAGGAATGATAA TGAGGAAAAGGAGAAGCGGTGTAAACTGACTCTCCAGAGgacagagaagggggaggaagaggaggaggaggggaaggttcTCCACATCTGCTTCTTCCCTTGCTCTGACGTCTTCCTGTTCACGCTCACACACATCAGAGTGGTGGAGAGCAGCTCCAACTACACACTTTTCACACGCACCATCAGCGTTGAGgaccagg gacTCCTGGAACCCCCTGTGAATGTATCCCTTCACCAAACAGGGCAAGCTGGGCAGTTGCAGGTGTCTTGGCATGCACCAAGAGATTGGGAGAACAATGTGCATTATGGGATGCATTACTCCTCCCAGGGACTAGGggagaggacagaactg ataAAGTACACGAGGTCCCCCATTCACAGCCTGGTTTCTCTGCTGCCAGGAGAGGTGGTCAGCGTCCAGCTGAGGGTCAAACCCAATGGCTACAgtgagacagagaccagcggtcaCTGGAGCGACTGGTCGGTCCCCATCACTGCCATGGTACCTCAGAGCGCAG CTGATATCTCATTGTTGTGTCATACCTCTGACCTGCAAAACATCACCTGCcaatggaatgggcagtcctatAGAgatgctacctacaccttaaaCTACAAGCTGGGACCCAG TAAAAGGGAGGGTTGGAGAAAGTGTCTGCAGAATGAGAACACCTCCTACCACTGCCGTTTCCATGGAGCGGAGTCCAGCGAGATACTGGTTAAACTCAGTACTGGTCCTGGTTCTCTCAAACGGACCTTCTACACTGAACCCTTCAGACTCAACAACAGCA TTCAAACAGGCCCTCCAGGGAGGCTGAGGGGGAAGTGGGAGGGGGGCAGGCTGCGTCTGAGATGGGGCACACCCCTACtggctctgtctctccacctgatGTACCAGCTCCGCTACCAGCCTCAAGGGGAGGCCATCTGGAAGGTACAGAGCCTACCTACAGAGCCCACCTGTTCTGTG CTGGTGACCCTGCAGGTTTCTGAGAACAGTATTTGTCTGGACGTTCAGACTGGCAGTCAGTACTTTATCCAGGTCAGAGCCAGGCCCAACGGGTCAGTCTACGCTGGCTACTGGAGCGACTGGTCACCCCCACTTACTGTGGACACACCTTCAGATATAG CAGGGGCCCTCTTCATCATCTGCATTCCTCTCATGATGCTCATCCTATCAGTTGTGTTCCTCTCAATGATCTCCAGGTATCTCAG GACCCTCCCTTCATCATCAAGCAATATTCTGAGGAGACCCCAGCCTCTGTGGTGGAGATTATGTCTGAGATGGAGGCTCCAGATGGAGGGAAGCTTCCCAGGGAGTCCTCCTTACTACTCTCCCCAGAACGAGGCTCCGCTGGCGGGGAGGAGGAAAGGCTCCCCACCCTGGCCCTGGAGCTCAGCCAAGACTACGTGA
- the LOC115108671 gene encoding thrombopoietin receptor-like isoform X3 → MGHTCHLSVDVMDLHLTPRVVCVWLWIIAGWVNVLGHGIIDEAVPHLSKKDVLLLAGDADPKCFTRTQYDFTCFWETPGNTAYDFFYRNDNEEKEKRCKLTLQRTEKGEEEEEEGKVLHICFFPCSDVFLFTLTHIRVVESSSNYTLFTRTISVEDQGLLEPPVNVSLHQTGQAGQLQVSWHAPRDWENNVHYGMHYSSQGLGERTELIKYTRSPIHSLVSLLPGEVVSVQLRVKPNGYSETETSGHWSDWSVPITAMVPQSAADISLLCHTSDLQNITCQWNGQSYRDATYTLNYKLGPSKREGWRKCLQNENTSYHCRFHGAESSEILVKLSTGPGSLKRTFYTEPFRLNNSIQTGPPGRLRGKWEGGRLRLRWGTPLLALSLHLMYQLRYQPQGEAIWKLVTLQVSENSICLDVQTGSQYFIQVRARPNGSVYAGYWSDWSPPLTVDTPSDIAGALFIICIPLMMLILSVVFLSMISRYLSKLKRYLWPPIPKLDKVLHGFLTDINGQTWDPPFIIKQYSEETPASVVEIMSEMEAPDGGKLPRESSLLLSPERGSAGGEEERLPTLALELSQDYVTLATDDVIPCLRGNKHVYDGEVGAESRGLGEDEVLQMRCHCSSNFPSSSSTTDILNRSYMLLAEQPIERLDCQDSSRACKLYANLKGTNSANANT, encoded by the exons ATGGGACACACCTGCCACCTGTCTGTGGATGTCATGGATCTCCATCTCACCCCGAGGGTAGTCTGTGTCTGGCTCTGGATCATAGCAGGCTGGGTGAACGTACTGGGGCATGGGATTATAGATGAGGCTGTCCCTCACCTGTCAAAGAAAG ATGTGTTGTTGTTGGCTGGTGATGCAGATCCAAAGTGTTTTACCAGGACACAGTATGACTTCACCTGTTTCTGGGAGACACCAGGCAACACGGCTTATGACTTCTTCTACAGGAATGATAA TGAGGAAAAGGAGAAGCGGTGTAAACTGACTCTCCAGAGgacagagaagggggaggaagaggaggaggaggggaaggttcTCCACATCTGCTTCTTCCCTTGCTCTGACGTCTTCCTGTTCACGCTCACACACATCAGAGTGGTGGAGAGCAGCTCCAACTACACACTTTTCACACGCACCATCAGCGTTGAGgaccagg gacTCCTGGAACCCCCTGTGAATGTATCCCTTCACCAAACAGGGCAAGCTGGGCAGTTGCAGGTGTCTTGGCATGCACCAAGAGATTGGGAGAACAATGTGCATTATGGGATGCATTACTCCTCCCAGGGACTAGGggagaggacagaactg ataAAGTACACGAGGTCCCCCATTCACAGCCTGGTTTCTCTGCTGCCAGGAGAGGTGGTCAGCGTCCAGCTGAGGGTCAAACCCAATGGCTACAgtgagacagagaccagcggtcaCTGGAGCGACTGGTCGGTCCCCATCACTGCCATGGTACCTCAGAGCGCAG CTGATATCTCATTGTTGTGTCATACCTCTGACCTGCAAAACATCACCTGCcaatggaatgggcagtcctatAGAgatgctacctacaccttaaaCTACAAGCTGGGACCCAG TAAAAGGGAGGGTTGGAGAAAGTGTCTGCAGAATGAGAACACCTCCTACCACTGCCGTTTCCATGGAGCGGAGTCCAGCGAGATACTGGTTAAACTCAGTACTGGTCCTGGTTCTCTCAAACGGACCTTCTACACTGAACCCTTCAGACTCAACAACAGCA TTCAAACAGGCCCTCCAGGGAGGCTGAGGGGGAAGTGGGAGGGGGGCAGGCTGCGTCTGAGATGGGGCACACCCCTACtggctctgtctctccacctgatGTACCAGCTCCGCTACCAGCCTCAAGGGGAGGCCATCTGGAAG CTGGTGACCCTGCAGGTTTCTGAGAACAGTATTTGTCTGGACGTTCAGACTGGCAGTCAGTACTTTATCCAGGTCAGAGCCAGGCCCAACGGGTCAGTCTACGCTGGCTACTGGAGCGACTGGTCACCCCCACTTACTGTGGACACACCTTCAGATATAG CAGGGGCCCTCTTCATCATCTGCATTCCTCTCATGATGCTCATCCTATCAGTTGTGTTCCTCTCAATGATCTCCAGGTATCTCAG TAAGCTCAAACGGTATCTGTGGCCACCAATCCCAAAACTTGACAAAGTACTGCACGGCTTCCTGACAGACATCAACGGCCAGACTTGG GACCCTCCCTTCATCATCAAGCAATATTCTGAGGAGACCCCAGCCTCTGTGGTGGAGATTATGTCTGAGATGGAGGCTCCAGATGGAGGGAAGCTTCCCAGGGAGTCCTCCTTACTACTCTCCCCAGAACGAGGCTCCGCTGGCGGGGAGGAGGAAAGGCTCCCCACCCTGGCCCTGGAGCTCAGCCAAGACTACGTGACCCTGGCCACAGATGACGTCATCCCCTGTCTCCGAGGGAACAAGCATGTGTATGATGGGGAGGTGGGGGCAGAGTCTCGAGGCCTGGGGGAAGATGAGGTTCTCCAGATGAGGTGTCACTGCTCCTCCAACTTCCCATCATCCTCCAGTACCACGGACATCCTCAACCGCTCCTACATGCTGCTGGCCGAACAGCCTATAGAGAGACTGGACTGTCAGGACAGCAGCAGGGCCTGCAAGCTCTATGCCAACCTGAAGGGAACAAACTCAGCTAATGCAAACACCTGA